A genomic window from Candidatus Poribacteria bacterium includes:
- a CDS encoding 50S ribosomal protein L10, giving the protein MARPEKEQMVEEIADVLSSSEAAVLVEMRGLTVAEVTDLRRRFRQAGVTYRVYKNTLIRRAADQLEIDGLDTYLHGPTAVAASQTDPTAPTKVVRDFVRTVDKLTIKAGVLGKQVLDAREATSLADLPTRQEAAAQLAGVLNAPIAGLARSLNALIGGLAIALNRVVEQQTETPAEG; this is encoded by the coding sequence TTGGCACGGCCAGAGAAAGAGCAGATGGTCGAGGAGATCGCGGATGTGCTCTCCTCGAGCGAAGCGGCCGTCCTGGTAGAGATGCGCGGACTGACCGTCGCAGAGGTGACGGATCTCCGTCGCCGGTTCCGCCAGGCGGGTGTGACCTACAGGGTCTACAAGAACACGTTGATCCGGCGCGCAGCCGATCAGCTCGAGATCGACGGGCTAGATACATACCTGCACGGTCCTACGGCTGTGGCGGCGTCACAGACGGACCCGACAGCCCCGACGAAGGTCGTTCGCGACTTCGTGCGGACGGTCGATAAACTGACGATCAAGGCGGGAGTTCTCGGCAAGCAGGTGCTCGATGCCCGCGAAGCCACCTCGCTGGCAGACCTGCCCACCCGCCAGGAAGCCGCTGCCCAGCTCGCCGGCGTGCTGAACGCGCCGATTGCAGGCTTGGCTCGGAGCCTCAACGCCCTCATCGGCGGACTGGCAATCGCCCTGAACCGTGTTGTGGAGCAGCAGACGGAGACACCGGCAGAGGGCTGA
- a CDS encoding 50S ribosomal protein L7/L12 produces MSADAILEQIKGLSVLELAKLVKLIEEEFGVSAAAPVAVAAGPVAAAGPAAPVEEAEEQTEFTVILADIGPEKIKVIKEVRAFTGLGLREAKEAVESAPAPIKEGVSKEEAAKIREALEAVGAKVEVK; encoded by the coding sequence ATGAGTGCAGATGCCATTCTCGAACAGATCAAAGGCCTGTCCGTCCTCGAGCTGGCGAAGCTCGTCAAGCTGATCGAGGAGGAGTTCGGCGTGAGCGCTGCCGCGCCAGTCGCCGTGGCGGCAGGACCGGTCGCCGCCGCTGGACCTGCCGCCCCGGTGGAAGAAGCCGAGGAGCAGACCGAGTTCACGGTCATTCTGGCGGACATCGGTCCCGAGAAGATCAAGGTCATCAAGGAGGTGCGGGCCTTCACCGGACTGGGTCTCCGCGAGGCGAAGGAAGCCGTCGAATCGGCTCCGGCGCCCATCAAGGAAGGCGTCAGCAAGGAAGAGGCCGCCAAGATCCGCGAGGCTCTTGAGGCAGTTGGCGCCAAGGTGGAGGTCAAGTAG